One genomic region from Campylobacter concisus encodes:
- a CDS encoding TIGR02757 family protein, with translation MSELKSLLDSHVLSKNTNLGLFEAPDPLQVATKFKEPNIALICALFAYGNAKMIVKFLNSLDFGLLDESEQNIKKNLSNFKYRFQNENDVREIFITLSRLKKEGEIEEILRQGLAKNGEMIEGVNELIKFIYKLNSYRSDGYEFFFGKSFDKEPQSPYKRYNMYLRWMVRDSDIDLGLFKNLPKDRLLIPLDVHTHRVSLNLGLINRKSYDFKAVMDLTKKLREFDEFDPIKYDFALYRIGQSKELETIVKNLKK, from the coding sequence ATGAGTGAGCTAAAGAGCCTTTTAGACTCACACGTACTTAGCAAAAATACAAATTTGGGGCTGTTTGAAGCCCCAGATCCACTTCAAGTAGCCACTAAATTTAAAGAGCCAAACATAGCGCTCATTTGTGCGTTATTTGCTTATGGTAATGCAAAAATGATAGTAAAATTTCTAAATTCGCTTGATTTTGGTTTGCTTGATGAGAGTGAGCAAAATATCAAAAAAAATTTATCAAATTTCAAATACCGCTTTCAAAATGAAAATGATGTAAGAGAAATTTTTATCACTCTTTCACGCCTTAAAAAAGAGGGCGAGATAGAGGAAATTTTACGCCAAGGTCTTGCAAAAAATGGCGAGATGATAGAGGGCGTAAATGAGCTTATCAAATTTATATATAAGCTAAATTCTTACCGCTCGGACGGATATGAGTTTTTCTTTGGTAAGAGTTTTGACAAAGAGCCACAAAGCCCATATAAACGCTATAACATGTATCTTCGCTGGATGGTAAGGGATAGTGATATTGACCTTGGACTATTTAAAAATTTGCCAAAAGATAGGCTTTTGATACCGCTTGACGTGCATACACATAGAGTTTCTTTAAATTTAGGACTTATAAACAGAAAGAGCTACGATTTCAAAGCAGTCATGGATCTTACAAAAAAACTTAGAGAATTTGACGAGTTTGATCCGATAAAATACGACTTTGCGCTTTATAGAATAGGGCAGAGCAAAGAGCTAGAAACTATCGTAAAAAATCTTAAAAAATAA
- a CDS encoding flagellar basal body P-ring protein FlgI, giving the protein MKKFLSFVAASVIATSAFATQIKELANIVGVRDNQLIGYGLVVGLNGTGDGSTSKFTIQSLSNMLQGVNVKINPDDIKSKNAAAVMVTAKLPAFARHGDKLDVVISSIGDAKSLQGGTLLMTPLKGVDGDIYALAQGALSIGGKSMGRSGGNHPTVGSILNGALVEREVTYDIYNQDSIRLSLKDTNFKTALDIQNAINANISDDAAKAIDPRTVIVKKPDDVSIIELASAVLDLDVEYKPDEKIVVDERTGTIVSGINAVVSPVVLTHGAITIKIEPNSYDEAAQNDINIGSDTSVAPSQNLLKISGEKTTVANVTRALNKLGATPSDIISILENLKRVGAIQVDLEII; this is encoded by the coding sequence ATGAAAAAATTTTTATCTTTTGTAGCAGCTTCAGTGATAGCTACTTCAGCCTTTGCTACGCAGATAAAAGAGCTTGCAAACATCGTTGGCGTAAGGGATAACCAGCTAATAGGCTACGGCCTAGTTGTAGGACTAAACGGCACAGGTGATGGCTCAACGTCAAAATTTACGATCCAGTCTTTATCAAACATGCTTCAAGGCGTAAACGTAAAGATAAACCCAGATGATATCAAGTCAAAAAATGCAGCTGCTGTTATGGTAACAGCCAAGCTTCCTGCATTTGCAAGGCATGGTGATAAACTCGATGTCGTGATCTCATCTATCGGCGATGCAAAAAGTTTGCAAGGTGGCACCCTTCTCATGACGCCACTAAAAGGTGTTGATGGTGATATTTACGCTTTGGCTCAGGGTGCTTTAAGCATCGGCGGAAAAAGCATGGGTAGATCAGGTGGCAACCACCCAACCGTTGGCTCTATCCTAAATGGAGCTTTGGTTGAACGAGAAGTGACTTATGATATTTACAATCAAGATAGCATAAGACTAAGCCTAAAAGATACAAATTTTAAAACCGCTCTTGATATCCAAAATGCTATAAATGCAAATATCTCTGATGATGCCGCAAAGGCGATCGATCCAAGAACGGTTATCGTTAAAAAGCCAGATGATGTTAGCATTATCGAGCTTGCAAGCGCTGTGCTTGATCTTGATGTGGAGTATAAGCCAGATGAAAAGATAGTGGTTGACGAAAGAACCGGCACAATAGTAAGTGGTATAAATGCTGTGGTTAGTCCAGTTGTATTAACTCACGGTGCAATTACAATAAAAATAGAGCCAAATAGCTATGATGAGGCAGCGCAAAATGATATAAACATAGGAAGTGACACATCAGTCGCACCTAGTCAAAATTTACTTAAAATTTCAGGTGAAAAAACAACCGTTGCGAATGTCACAAGGGCCTTAAATAAGCTTGGAGCAACACCAAGTGACATCATCTCGATACTTGAAAATTTAAAACGAGTTGGCGCGATACAAGTCGATCTGGAGATAATATAA
- the flgN gene encoding flagellar export chaperone FlgN, whose protein sequence is MIKKLLDEAIGELDELITLTIQDIANIKEAKHSSVDESVKKKNALVRAFEDTKRVLDKELLKVSKESGTTTLASVLDDEVKSKLVLMRSKLENLHKVNKEYARHVVAVKEFFDSLNEKIFGTKTSEYGQDGNSIDNNFYKSRV, encoded by the coding sequence ATGATAAAAAAGCTTTTGGACGAGGCTATAGGCGAGCTTGATGAGCTTATAACTTTAACCATACAAGATATCGCAAATATAAAAGAGGCTAAACACTCAAGTGTTGATGAGAGTGTAAAGAAAAAAAATGCCTTAGTTCGTGCATTTGAAGATACAAAAAGAGTACTAGATAAAGAGCTTTTAAAGGTATCAAAAGAGAGCGGTACGACTACACTTGCTAGTGTTTTAGACGATGAAGTGAAGTCAAAGCTTGTACTTATGCGTTCAAAGCTTGAAAATTTACATAAAGTCAATAAAGAATATGCAAGACATGTTGTTGCTGTTAAAGAATTTTTTGACTCACTTAATGAAAAAATTTTTGGAACTAAAACAAGTGAATACGGCCAAGATGGAAATAGCATAGATAATAATTTTTATAAATCAAGGGTTTAA
- the flgK gene encoding flagellar hook-associated protein FlgK, with amino-acid sequence MANIFMSLGTGVSGLNAAQLQISTTGNNIANADSNYYTRQRVVQSASPAMNTVPGGVGTGTQVDTITRLHDEFAYSRLKYSSSNLENTAYKQRILQEATKYFPDLKDNGMVKDIQEYFSAWNNFASNPNAGAQKVNLINKASVLTASINRSSKMLYDMHEKIDETIKINIKEINSLGRQIANINKQIQRIESGADAGIKINANDLRDKRDELELAMSKLVNTAVYKSDLKSNSRVDTGITDQGKYYNLNIGGVSIVDGVNFHEISMSSTESGRYTKIYYEREDGRRIPMEEKITGGKIGAALDLRGRNYEPDNDKFSDGTIQKYIDNLNTFSKTLITSTNNIYAESAVEISNSDPISYLEGDKTLMNHDNSIRNGSFEAIVYDNKGNVVARKTINVNGTTTMNDTRYGNSIVKDFNSNSDDNKDNNMLNDVDDFFEASYFYDKNTKKGTFSLIPKQAQGLYSISIVDHGTNFPGAVGINRFFSGTDSNSIGINQNFTQDHTKLRAYSKPVIGNNEVANKMIQLQYQKQTFYSSGIALDRDETIEGYYRYLTTDMASDTEANNTIHDTNTSLQKTAEEEFQSTSGVDTNEELTNLIRFQASYGAAAKIITTVDQMLDTLLSLKQ; translated from the coding sequence ATGGCTAATATCTTTATGTCATTAGGCACTGGTGTTTCAGGGCTAAATGCGGCCCAGCTTCAAATAAGTACAACCGGAAATAATATCGCAAACGCTGATAGCAACTACTATACAAGACAGCGTGTTGTCCAATCCGCATCTCCAGCGATGAATACAGTCCCTGGTGGAGTTGGCACAGGTACACAAGTAGATACTATAACAAGGCTTCATGATGAGTTTGCCTACTCAAGACTAAAGTACTCATCGTCAAATTTAGAAAATACAGCCTATAAACAAAGAATTTTGCAAGAAGCTACAAAATATTTTCCTGATCTAAAAGATAATGGAATGGTGAAGGATATTCAGGAGTATTTTTCCGCGTGGAATAACTTTGCTTCAAACCCTAATGCAGGTGCTCAGAAAGTAAATTTGATAAATAAAGCAAGTGTATTGACTGCAAGTATCAACCGCTCATCAAAGATGCTTTATGATATGCATGAAAAGATTGATGAAACGATAAAAATAAATATAAAAGAGATAAATTCTCTAGGCAGACAAATAGCAAATATCAATAAGCAAATCCAAAGAATAGAATCAGGCGCAGACGCTGGTATAAAAATAAATGCAAATGATCTTCGTGATAAACGTGATGAGCTTGAGCTTGCTATGTCAAAGCTAGTGAATACAGCAGTTTATAAAAGTGATCTAAAGAGCAATTCTAGGGTAGATACAGGAATAACAGATCAAGGAAAATACTACAATCTAAACATTGGCGGTGTAAGTATCGTTGATGGTGTAAATTTTCATGAAATTTCTATGAGTTCAACTGAAAGTGGAAGATATACAAAAATTTATTATGAAAGAGAAGATGGCAGAAGAATCCCAATGGAAGAAAAGATTACAGGCGGTAAAATCGGAGCAGCACTTGATCTTAGAGGCCGAAACTACGAGCCAGATAATGATAAATTTAGCGACGGAACGATCCAAAAATACATTGATAATCTAAATACATTTAGTAAAACCTTGATAACAAGTACAAATAATATCTATGCCGAATCCGCAGTTGAAATTTCTAACTCAGATCCGATAAGTTATTTAGAAGGCGATAAGACGTTGATGAATCATGATAATAGTATAAGAAACGGAAGTTTTGAAGCTATTGTTTATGATAACAAAGGCAATGTCGTGGCCAGAAAAACTATAAATGTAAATGGCACGACGACGATGAATGATACAAGATATGGCAACTCTATCGTCAAAGACTTTAACTCAAACTCAGATGACAATAAAGACAATAATATGCTAAATGACGTTGATGACTTTTTTGAGGCGTCATATTTTTATGATAAAAATACTAAAAAAGGCACATTTTCTCTCATTCCAAAACAAGCTCAAGGGCTTTATAGCATATCGATAGTCGATCACGGCACAAATTTTCCAGGCGCTGTTGGCATAAATAGATTTTTTTCAGGTACTGACTCAAATAGTATCGGCATAAATCAAAATTTTACCCAAGACCACACAAAGCTTCGTGCCTACTCAAAGCCAGTTATCGGAAATAATGAAGTTGCTAATAAAATGATCCAGCTTCAGTATCAAAAGCAGACCTTTTACTCAAGTGGTATAGCGCTTGATAGAGATGAGACGATTGAGGGATATTACCGCTATCTTACGACTGATATGGCGAGTGATACAGAGGCGAATAATACGATCCACGATACAAATACGTCTTTGCAAAAGACAGCTGAAGAGGAATTTCAATCAACAAGTGGCGTAGATACCAATGAAGAGCTTACAAATTTGATCCGCTTTCAAGCAAGTTACGGCGCAGCGGCAAAGATCATCACGACAGTTGATCAAATGCTTGACACGCTTCTTTCGCTAAAACAATGA
- a CDS encoding flagellar biosynthesis anti-sigma factor FlgM: MIRPLNQRPNFQANTLNKNSDAKVETQSKEVRTNENAKLKEIADAIANGTYQVDISKTARAVADALL; this comes from the coding sequence ATGATAAGGCCTTTGAATCAAAGACCAAATTTTCAGGCAAATACGCTAAATAAAAATAGCGATGCCAAGGTCGAAACTCAGAGTAAAGAAGTAAGAACAAACGAAAACGCAAAGCTAAAAGAGATAGCTGATGCCATAGCAAATGGCACTTATCAGGTTGATATCTCAAAAACGGCTAGGGCTGTGGCTGATGCGTTGCTGTAA
- a CDS encoding TSUP family transporter: protein MEFDLLSYVVFFVAAFLGGFIDSIAGGGGLITLPAIMAMGVPPHLALGTNKLQGVFGSFTATLNFTKRGLINYKECFVGIVFTFIGAIIGAVVILFLNTNFLKIIIPFLLISIFIYTLFMPKVGENDRAAKMNEKLFYVVFGLILGFYDGFFGPGTGSFWTFAIVALIGLNLKKAVAHTKLLNFTSNIVALGIFIAGGQMLWVVGLLMAVGQILGAYFGSNLVIKKEVKFIRTMFLMVVAVTICKLIFDYFRV from the coding sequence ATGGAATTTGATCTACTTAGCTATGTCGTTTTTTTTGTAGCTGCGTTTTTAGGTGGTTTTATCGATTCTATCGCTGGTGGAGGTGGGCTTATAACGCTTCCAGCTATTATGGCGATGGGTGTGCCGCCACACCTTGCACTTGGTACAAATAAGCTCCAAGGAGTTTTTGGTAGCTTTACAGCGACTCTAAATTTCACAAAACGGGGATTAATTAATTATAAAGAGTGCTTTGTAGGTATCGTTTTTACTTTCATTGGAGCTATCATCGGAGCAGTGGTTATTCTATTTTTAAATACAAATTTTTTAAAGATAATTATCCCATTTTTACTGATTTCTATTTTTATCTATACGCTTTTTATGCCAAAAGTCGGCGAAAATGATAGAGCTGCAAAGATGAATGAAAAGCTATTTTATGTAGTTTTTGGGCTAATACTTGGCTTTTATGATGGTTTTTTTGGTCCAGGAACAGGCTCTTTTTGGACATTTGCGATAGTGGCATTAATTGGGCTAAATTTAAAAAAAGCTGTTGCCCATACGAAACTCTTAAATTTTACTAGCAATATCGTTGCTCTTGGCATTTTTATAGCTGGCGGACAGATGCTTTGGGTTGTTGGACTTTTGATGGCAGTTGGTCAAATTTTAGGCGCATATTTTGGATCAAATCTTGTCATTAAAAAAGAGGTCAAATTTATTAGAACAATGTTTCTAATGGTAGTTGCAGTGACTATTTGTAAATTGATTTTCGATTATTTCAGAGTTTAA
- a CDS encoding ornithine carbamoyltransferase, which translates to MKISFECECILLQKTLLLFCGNLAAHHKDCDFVVSDREIATKKPLFIIGKNAHLSHPFTKTTLLDTLEEFYSAMQISKANELNEAKNEKGLEEKISLLIDKFKADLLEILRANQ; encoded by the coding sequence ATGAAAATTTCATTTGAGTGCGAGTGTATTTTACTTCAAAAGACACTGCTGCTTTTTTGTGGAAATTTGGCTGCTCATCATAAGGATTGTGATTTTGTAGTGAGTGACCGCGAGATTGCGACAAAAAAACCACTATTTATAATAGGTAAAAATGCTCATCTTTCTCATCCTTTTACCAAGACGACACTTCTTGATACGCTTGAAGAATTTTACTCAGCTATGCAAATTTCAAAAGCAAATGAGCTAAATGAAGCTAAAAATGAAAAGGGCTTAGAAGAGAAAATTTCACTTTTGATAGATAAATTTAAAGCTGATCTTCTTGAAATTCTAAGGGCAAACCAGTGA
- a CDS encoding superoxide dismutase family protein, with amino-acid sequence MKKIVLLSAVLGTLLFAHEGHHFDAKAGEHLVIPVNELSEKGDKSVGEVVAVKTNYGVAFFPNLKGLTAGLHGFHIHENADCGATEKGLGMKAGGHWDPAGTKMHSFAWDDKGHKGDLPALYVDAEGNANYPVLAPKIKNLDELKGHSLMVHVGGDNHSDNPKALGGGGARMLCGVIK; translated from the coding sequence ATGAAAAAAATCGTTTTACTAAGTGCAGTTTTAGGAACTTTGCTTTTTGCTCACGAAGGTCATCACTTTGATGCAAAAGCTGGAGAGCATCTAGTTATACCTGTTAATGAACTAAGTGAGAAGGGCGATAAGAGTGTCGGCGAAGTAGTAGCTGTTAAGACAAACTACGGCGTTGCATTTTTTCCAAATTTAAAGGGACTTACTGCAGGACTACACGGCTTTCACATCCATGAAAATGCTGACTGTGGTGCGACTGAAAAAGGCCTTGGCATGAAAGCAGGCGGTCACTGGGATCCAGCTGGCACAAAGATGCACTCTTTTGCATGGGACGACAAGGGCCACAAAGGCGATTTGCCAGCACTTTACGTAGATGCTGAGGGCAATGCGAACTATCCAGTGCTAGCCCCAAAGATAAAAAATCTTGACGAGCTAAAAGGTCACTCACTAATGGTTCATGTTGGTGGCGATAATCACAGCGACAATCCAAAAGCACTTGGCGGTGGCGGTGCTAGAATGCTTTGTGGCGTTATTAAGTAA
- a CDS encoding FlaG family protein yields MEIFKAAANQVLDTSMSTSAQRQIDSRPIEHSDVKLSADKNNETKDINELDGLSNEELAKRTREVTDRLNYQMQQLDTNVRFAYNEKLNLMVVQVKDAKTGEEITQLPSKEAIRISEYFKESIGILFDKES; encoded by the coding sequence ATGGAAATCTTTAAGGCAGCAGCAAATCAGGTACTAGATACGAGCATGAGTACATCTGCTCAGCGTCAAATAGATAGCAGACCTATCGAGCATTCTGATGTTAAATTAAGTGCTGATAAAAACAATGAAACAAAAGACATTAACGAGCTAGACGGACTTAGCAACGAAGAGCTTGCCAAAAGAACAAGAGAGGTCACTGACAGACTAAACTATCAAATGCAGCAACTCGATACTAATGTAAGGTTTGCTTACAATGAGAAGCTAAATTTAATGGTTGTGCAAGTAAAAGATGCTAAAACTGGCGAAGAGATAACACAACTTCCAAGTAAGGAAGCTATAAGAATAAGTGAGTATTTCAAAGAAAGTATCGGAATACTTTTTGACAAGGAGAGTTAA
- the gatB gene encoding Asp-tRNA(Asn)/Glu-tRNA(Gln) amidotransferase subunit GatB codes for MFEVVIGLEVHTQLNTKTKIFCSCSTSFGDEANTHVCPTCLALPGALPVLNKEAVKKAISFGTAINAKINKKSVFNRKNYFYPDLPKAYQISQFEIPIVEGGELIIDVNGTKKRIGVTRAHLEEDAGKNIHEETESLVDLNRAGTPLLEIVSEPDLRSSDEAVAYLKKLHSILRFLNISDANMQEGSFRCDANVSIRPKGDTKLYTRVEIKNLNSFKFIQKAIDYEVERQSAAWEDGKYDQEVYQETRLFDTTNLVTRSMRGKEDSAEYRYFPDPDLLPVEVSEQMYEEAIKIPELAEQKVARYVSELGVKESDALNLTQSVEMARYFEELIAAGIQPKLATTWLIVELLGRLNNGVTIETSPVNSVKMINLLKRIEDGTISGKAAKEVLDYLMENDADVDSVIEKLGLKQVSDDSAIIAIIDQILAANADKVEEYKNGKDKMFGFFVGQVMKEGKGAFNPGKVNELLKAKIG; via the coding sequence ATGTTTGAAGTCGTTATCGGTTTAGAAGTTCACACTCAGCTTAATACAAAAACTAAAATTTTCTGCTCTTGCTCGACTAGCTTTGGCGACGAGGCAAACACCCACGTTTGTCCGACCTGCCTAGCTCTGCCTGGAGCGCTACCTGTGCTAAACAAAGAGGCAGTCAAAAAGGCGATCAGCTTTGGTACAGCGATAAACGCTAAGATAAATAAAAAATCAGTATTTAATAGAAAAAACTATTTTTACCCAGATCTTCCAAAGGCCTATCAAATTTCACAGTTTGAGATACCTATCGTTGAAGGTGGCGAACTTATCATCGACGTAAACGGCACTAAAAAGCGCATCGGCGTAACTAGAGCGCACCTTGAAGAGGACGCTGGAAAGAACATCCATGAAGAAACTGAGAGTTTGGTTGATCTAAACAGAGCCGGTACGCCGCTTCTTGAGATAGTTAGCGAGCCAGACCTTAGAAGTAGCGACGAGGCGGTGGCTTATCTTAAAAAACTGCACTCAATCCTTCGCTTTTTAAATATCAGCGACGCAAATATGCAGGAAGGTAGCTTCCGCTGCGACGCAAACGTCTCTATCCGTCCAAAAGGCGATACCAAGCTTTATACAAGAGTTGAGATAAAAAATCTAAACTCATTTAAATTTATCCAAAAAGCGATCGATTACGAGGTGGAGCGCCAAAGTGCAGCTTGGGAAGATGGCAAATACGACCAAGAAGTCTATCAAGAGACAAGGCTGTTTGACACGACAAATTTAGTGACAAGATCTATGCGTGGCAAAGAGGATAGTGCGGAGTATAGATACTTCCCTGATCCTGACTTGCTGCCTGTTGAAGTGTCAGAGCAGATGTATGAAGAGGCGATAAAAATTCCAGAGCTTGCCGAGCAAAAGGTCGCAAGATATGTTAGTGAGCTAGGCGTAAAAGAGAGTGATGCTCTAAATTTAACTCAAAGTGTTGAGATGGCTAGATATTTTGAAGAGCTGATCGCCGCTGGAATTCAACCAAAGCTTGCTACTACGTGGCTCATAGTTGAGCTTCTTGGTCGTTTAAATAACGGCGTAACGATCGAGACTAGCCCAGTTAATAGTGTCAAAATGATAAATTTACTAAAACGCATAGAAGATGGCACGATAAGCGGCAAGGCTGCAAAAGAGGTGCTAGACTACCTTATGGAAAATGACGCGGACGTCGATAGTGTCATCGAAAAACTTGGCTTGAAACAAGTGAGTGACGACTCAGCGATCATCGCGATCATAGATCAAATTTTAGCTGCAAATGCCGACAAAGTCGAAGAGTATAAAAACGGCAAAGATAAGATGTTTGGCTTCTTTGTCGGTCAAGTAATGAAAGAGGGCAAGGGTGCCTTTAACCCAGGCAAGGTCAATGAGCTTTTAAAGGCCAAAATAGGCTAA
- a CDS encoding rod-binding protein, protein MQIDNTLALNSYNEISTNKIKNANAKQDALLKEQTDAFEAYMVKAVLDIALKEDEHNSLYPKAAGSDIYRSMYNDAISKALSGNLGFSELLYDFLKRDS, encoded by the coding sequence ATGCAAATAGATAACACCTTAGCGCTAAATTCATACAATGAAATTTCTACAAATAAGATAAAAAACGCAAATGCTAAACAAGATGCACTTTTAAAAGAGCAAACTGATGCATTTGAGGCATATATGGTAAAGGCTGTGCTTGATATTGCTTTAAAAGAAGATGAGCACAACTCGCTATATCCAAAGGCTGCTGGTAGCGACATTTATAGGTCGATGTATAACGATGCAATTAGTAAAGCATTGAGCGGAAATCTTGGTTTTTCAGAACTTTTGTACGATTTTTTAAAGAGAGACTCTTAA
- a CDS encoding F0F1 ATP synthase subunit A, which yields MKDLFLFSNFLNSSHAFIYAFHFLLVALIVIIVAYIARSKMQLVPRGLQNIVEAYLEGVISMGRDTLGSEKLARKYLPLVATIGFIVFFSNVVGIIPGFESPTSSLNLTLVLALVVFVYYNFEGIRENGFFKYFGHFMGPNKFLAPIMFPVEVISHLSRVVSLSFRLFGNIKGDDLFLLAMLTLAPWFAPLPAFALLTLMAVLQTFIFMMLTYVYLAGAVAISEHEH from the coding sequence ATGAAAGATTTGTTTCTATTTTCAAATTTCCTAAATAGCTCCCACGCCTTTATCTATGCGTTTCACTTTCTGCTTGTAGCTTTGATTGTTATCATAGTTGCTTATATAGCAAGGAGTAAGATGCAACTTGTACCAAGAGGTCTTCAAAATATAGTTGAAGCTTATTTGGAGGGCGTTATATCGATGGGAAGAGATACTTTAGGCAGTGAAAAACTAGCTAGGAAATATCTTCCACTTGTTGCAACTATCGGTTTTATCGTATTTTTTTCAAATGTTGTAGGTATTATTCCTGGATTTGAGTCACCAACATCAAGTCTAAATTTAACTCTAGTTTTGGCTTTAGTTGTATTTGTTTATTACAACTTTGAGGGCATTAGAGAAAATGGATTTTTTAAATACTTTGGACACTTTATGGGACCAAACAAATTTCTAGCTCCGATAATGTTTCCAGTCGAAGTCATCTCACATCTTTCACGCGTAGTTTCGCTATCATTTCGTCTTTTTGGTAATATCAAGGGCGATGATCTATTCTTACTAGCGATGCTTACACTTGCACCTTGGTTTGCTCCGCTTCCAGCTTTCGCACTTCTAACGCTTATGGCTGTTTTGCAAACATTTATTTTCATGATGCTAACTTACGTTTATCTAGCTGGTGCCGTTGCTATTAGTGAGCACGAGCATTAA
- the rsmD gene encoding 16S rRNA (guanine(966)-N(2))-methyltransferase RsmD, which yields MKLYTKISSGKFKGKRLELPSLSTTRSTKSIVKESFFNVIRDEIYSLTFIEGFGGSGVMASEAISNGAREAIAIEKDRAAFKITQSNLASLGCSNLKAINGDTFSVLPDLINSQSGKVLLYLDPPFDIRAGFDGIYEKLVNLISQLKKEKIYMIVFEHNSDFKFCDEISTYKLVKFKKFGATSLSYFQ from the coding sequence GTGAAACTCTACACTAAAATCTCAAGTGGTAAATTTAAAGGTAAAAGGCTTGAACTGCCAAGCCTAAGCACGACTAGAAGCACAAAAAGCATCGTAAAAGAGTCCTTCTTTAACGTCATTAGAGATGAAATTTACTCGCTTACATTTATAGAGGGCTTTGGTGGAAGTGGCGTGATGGCAAGCGAGGCCATTAGCAACGGAGCACGTGAGGCTATCGCTATCGAAAAAGATAGAGCCGCTTTTAAGATCACACAAAGCAATCTTGCTAGCCTAGGGTGCTCAAATTTAAAAGCGATAAATGGCGATACCTTTTCTGTCTTGCCTGATCTTATAAATTCTCAAAGTGGCAAGGTGTTGCTCTACCTTGATCCACCATTTGACATAAGAGCTGGCTTTGATGGGATCTACGAAAAGCTTGTAAATTTAATCTCACAGCTAAAAAAAGAGAAAATTTATATGATAGTTTTTGAACACAACAGCGACTTTAAATTTTGCGATGAAATTTCTACATATAAACTTGTAAAATTTAAAAAATTTGGAGCTACTTCGCTCTCTTATTTTCAATAA